ACTTCACTAGGTGAAAATGAATGGAAATGGGGCGCACATTGTGACCCTAAAGGCAAAATGCTTGCTAGCTTTCGTACGTTTGCAATAGCCGACAGCTTGTTTATGTTGCTGCCAAAAAGCGCACTATTGTTAGATTTACCCCACTTACAAAAATACGCGGTATTCAGTAAAGCTGAGTTGGCTAATGTGAGCGATGATTACCACATAATCGGTATTGCTGGCGCAGAAGCACAAGCCTTTGTTACGCAATATTTTGGTGAGGCGTCGCAAGCGCTTAATCTCGTCGACCAAGGGGCGATCATTCGTGATGGCGAACGTTTTATTGCCATTATAAAACGCGCTACCGCAGAGGCTATCATTAGCCAATCAGGCCAAACATTATTTAATGCCACTGCATGGCAAGCATTAGAGATAAAAGCTGGTTACCCCAACATAGATGCCGCCCACTCAGGCCAGTACGTAGCGCAGATGTGTAATCTACAAGCTATCAATGGCATCAGCTTTACCAAAGGCTGTTACATGGGCCAAGAAACCATTGCCAGAATGAAATACCGCGGTGGTAATAAGCGTGCGTTGTATATTCTATCTGGCACCAGTAGCCTAAACATCACTACTGACACCCAGTTAGAAATCGCCCTTGAAGACGGTTTTCGCCGGGGAGGCAATATCATTGAGTGTGTCCAATATGGCGACAAAGTACTTCTGACGGCTGTACTGCCCAATGATACTGAAAACAATGCTCAACTGCGTATTGCTAACGATGAAAGCTCACAGTTATCCATTATTGAATTACCATATTCATTAGTCGATGCTTAACTAATTCAATGTTTTATTGTCACTAAGCGAGCCATTGGCTCGCTTTTTTATGTTTAGGCATAAACAGATTTTATCGCGTATATTGGTCATCATATGACACAGTCAATGCATTACGTTTATCAAAGCTAATTCGTTATGGAGCAATTATGACAAGCATCGTTACCTTAGAAAATATTAGTAAAGGGTTTCGCGATGGCGAGTCATTTCATCCCGTATTGCAGCAAGTGAGCCTGACACTGCAACAAGGTCAAACAATTGCACTAACAGGCCCTAGTGGTAGCGGCAAAAGTACTTTACTGAATATCATTGGTGGCTTTGAAACTATCGACAATGGCGACATGTTAATTCGTCAAGGCGATAACATGCTCTCAGTAACACAATGGCAAGATAAGCAATGGAGCCAGTATCGACGTCGGTCGCTTGGAGTGATATTTCAACATTTTAACTTACTGACACCATTAAATGTCCGTGACAATATTCAATTCTCACTGGCGCTCAACCAATTAACTTGGAGCCCTTGGTGTGATGAGTTATGCCATCAACTCGGCTTAACCCCATTACTGGAGCGTAATATTGAAAATCTCTCTGGTGGGCAACAACAACGGGTCGCCATTGCGAGAGCATTAGCTCACAAACCACAATTGATTTTAGCTGATGAGCCGACAGGTAACCTAGATCAACACGCTGGAATGCAGGTAATGCAACTACTCACTGAATTAGCTCAACAAGCAAACTGCTGCATTTTGATGGTTACCCACAGCGAGGAGTGTGCAGCGTTTATGCAACACCGTTGGCATGTTGAAAATCAGCAAATAGTAGTTAACCCTACAAATAAAAAGCTGCAGGGATAGACAATGATGACCGACTCCTCATCAATTAGTCGCTTAAGATTATGTTTGCGCTTATTTGTTAGTCATTATCGTCATGCGCCACTGCAAGCAAGTGCCATTTTACTGGGCATTATGCTGGCAGTAACTTTGCTTATTGGGGTTTATGCCACCAATGAAAACGCTAAACAAAGCTACGGCAATGTCTCCGAGCTACTCAGCCAACAAGCACGCTTATCCATTAGCCACCGCACAGAAAGCAGCATTGATGAGTCGGTATACTTTGCATTGGCTAATGGCGGATTCAATACCATCGCGAGTATTGAAGGTATAGCAACAGATGAACAAGGCCGGCTTTGGCGCGTCAACAGTAGCGATATTATTGCGGCAATCAGCAGCCGCAAACAGCAAAATACTGACTCTCACTCCTCTGCCGCGATAACGTCAACCAATATTCCCCTTGCCGAATTGCTCAGCGGCCAAGCCAAGGTATTAATGTCGCTAAGCCAGCGTGATCGCCTTGACAATCTCAGCCGCAAAACTGACCGCTTAGTACTGAATAAGGTTCCTGTTGAGATCATCGCCATTGATGATAACTGGGGACTTGGAACCGCTATTCTTGCCGATATATCTTTAGCCCAACCGTTACTGAATATGCAAGGAAAGCTCAGTTATATTGCGGTATTTGACTCAAAGCCAGCAGATCCTAATGCAACAGCGCCTGAGTCAGATGAGCAACTCATCGCTCGGTTAACCGACACCCTAACTCAAGCAGGTATTGACACTAGTAAGCTAACTTTCACCACTCGAACCAGTGAAGGTGAATCGCTTACCGCCCTCACGGCGAGTTTTCACCTTAATCTTGATGCCATGAGCATGCTAGCATTTGTGGTCGGATTATTTATTGCTTACAACGGCGTGCGCTACAGTTTAATGAAGCGTCAAAAACTGCTGGTGCAAATCATGCAACAAGGTATAGATAGGCGTACTGTGATGTTTGCCTTAAGCCTTGAAATAATATGTTTAGTGTTTATCGGCTGTATATTAGGCTTTATTGGTGGCTTACAGTTGTCACAGTGGTTGCAACCTATGGTTGCGATAACCCTTGAACAGCTTTATGGCGCAAAGTTATTACCCGGAATTTGGCAATGGCAATGGTTTGTACAAGCATTGATACTAACCTTGTCTGCGGCATTTGCAGCCTGTATCCCAATGCTAATTAGCCTTATCAAAACACCACTAGCCCAAGGGGCCCAAAAACAGCCACAAAACCAACAATTCAATATTATTCATTGGCGCCAATTTGTCATCGCAGTGTTGCTGTTACTCATTTGTACTGTCGGATTTGCCTTTACCGAGCAGTATCGCCATAGCTTGGTATTATTGGGTATTATCTCAGTGGCGATTCCATTGCTATTACCACAATGCCTGCATTGGGCGGTTAACTTACTCAGCCCATTTATGCCTAAAGGACTTTGGCAATATGTGATTGCAGAAACCAAAGAGATAATTGCCCCGCTCGCCTTGGCAATGATGGCAATGTTGTTAGCACTGTGCGCCAACATTGCCATGAACACTTTAGTTGGTAGCTTTGAAATCACCCTAAAAAAATGGCTCGATGCCCGCTTACATGCCGACTTATACATAAGACCAAATCCAAATCAGATAGATGCTTTAATCTTATTATTAAATAACGATCCCAAAGTTGAAGCCAT
The Shewanella vesiculosa DNA segment above includes these coding regions:
- a CDS encoding ABC transporter permease, which translates into the protein MMTDSSSISRLRLCLRLFVSHYRHAPLQASAILLGIMLAVTLLIGVYATNENAKQSYGNVSELLSQQARLSISHRTESSIDESVYFALANGGFNTIASIEGIATDEQGRLWRVNSSDIIAAISSRKQQNTDSHSSAAITSTNIPLAELLSGQAKVLMSLSQRDRLDNLSRKTDRLVLNKVPVEIIAIDDNWGLGTAILADISLAQPLLNMQGKLSYIAVFDSKPADPNATAPESDEQLIARLTDTLTQAGIDTSKLTFTTRTSEGESLTALTASFHLNLDAMSMLAFVVGLFIAYNGVRYSLMKRQKLLVQIMQQGIDRRTVMFALSLEIICLVFIGCILGFIGGLQLSQWLQPMVAITLEQLYGAKLLPGIWQWQWFVQALILTLSAAFAACIPMLISLIKTPLAQGAQKQPQNQQFNIIHWRQFVIAVLLLLICTVGFAFTEQYRHSLVLLGIISVAIPLLLPQCLHWAVNLLSPFMPKGLWQYVIAETKEIIAPLALAMMAMLLALCANIAMNTLVGSFEITLKKWLDARLHADLYIRPNPNQIDALILLLNNDPKVEAIYDQWTIDSNLNRIETPQTQVPIDLVSRDHLSLTETTVFKITADDFWPEFTQGHYVMISEPLSIKYQLDIGDKIQLSQLNQHTLTVGGIYYDYGNPQGEAIITQSLWQQSQLPAKPISLAVSYQGDITPLQDSISQKINLSSAYMYSQQRIKTEAITIFNKTFSITVVLNSLTLLVAAIGLFSACMMLTQARQAPLARLYALGVSRNQLRIMVLVQMLFIVLLTCLVALPTGALLGYLLIHKVTLQAFGWSIAMVWDWAAYFQVVVIAIVSCLFAVCLPLYWQTRRPLISSLQQEAL
- a CDS encoding ABC transporter ATP-binding protein, which encodes MTSIVTLENISKGFRDGESFHPVLQQVSLTLQQGQTIALTGPSGSGKSTLLNIIGGFETIDNGDMLIRQGDNMLSVTQWQDKQWSQYRRRSLGVIFQHFNLLTPLNVRDNIQFSLALNQLTWSPWCDELCHQLGLTPLLERNIENLSGGQQQRVAIARALAHKPQLILADEPTGNLDQHAGMQVMQLLTELAQQANCCILMVTHSEECAAFMQHRWHVENQQIVVNPTNKKLQG
- the ygfZ gene encoding tRNA-modifying protein YgfZ, with product MTISVNQPDWDFIATSPALMLSSLTHMGLIEITGEQGRSFIHGQVTTDITSLGENEWKWGAHCDPKGKMLASFRTFAIADSLFMLLPKSALLLDLPHLQKYAVFSKAELANVSDDYHIIGIAGAEAQAFVTQYFGEASQALNLVDQGAIIRDGERFIAIIKRATAEAIISQSGQTLFNATAWQALEIKAGYPNIDAAHSGQYVAQMCNLQAINGISFTKGCYMGQETIARMKYRGGNKRALYILSGTSSLNITTDTQLEIALEDGFRRGGNIIECVQYGDKVLLTAVLPNDTENNAQLRIANDESSQLSIIELPYSLVDA